In Deltaproteobacteria bacterium, a single genomic region encodes these proteins:
- a CDS encoding sigma-54 dependent transcriptional regulator produces MANILVVDDDQGMREFLEIMLGREGYRVAVAVSAEKAWERCRKEKFDLVITDLKMPGADGIEFIKGMKDISPETLIILITAYASGETAVRAMKEGAYDYVEKGFDSEELKVTIRNALAKKGIRKDDALFIKGVQDALCFGKIIGKSKEILKVYGIIKKVANTNANVLILGESGTGKELVAEAIHENSARKSMPFVVINCGGIPENLLESELFGYMKGSFTGAYSDKPGLFEIARGGSISLDEIAELPPALQVKLLRVVQEKTFRRIGGAEDMKVDMRIISATNKNLEKSVKEGTFREDLYYRLNVVPVHIPPLRKRREDIPLLTRFFIEKYSREFGKEINTISSYALELLLEYQFPGNIRELENIIERSIVLEQSNIILPENLVLTGNIGTADYISDDLDIPSDGIDLNDEVAKLERRLIEKALEKSGGSKTKTAELLHVSSDSLRYRIEKLGIQ; encoded by the coding sequence ATGGCAAATATTCTGGTTGTTGACGATGATCAGGGCATGAGGGAGTTTCTGGAGATAATGCTGGGACGGGAAGGCTATCGCGTGGCCGTGGCGGTAAGCGCGGAGAAGGCCTGGGAACGTTGCCGGAAAGAAAAATTTGATCTGGTTATTACCGATCTGAAGATGCCCGGTGCCGATGGGATCGAGTTTATCAAGGGGATGAAGGATATTTCCCCGGAAACACTCATAATTCTCATTACGGCTTACGCATCGGGCGAAACGGCGGTCCGGGCCATGAAGGAGGGGGCTTATGACTACGTCGAGAAGGGCTTTGACAGCGAGGAACTGAAGGTTACGATTCGCAATGCCTTGGCGAAGAAAGGCATCAGAAAGGACGACGCCCTTTTTATCAAAGGTGTGCAGGATGCCCTGTGCTTCGGAAAAATAATTGGCAAGAGCAAGGAAATATTAAAGGTTTACGGTATCATAAAAAAAGTGGCCAATACGAACGCCAACGTCTTGATTCTGGGCGAAAGCGGTACGGGTAAGGAACTGGTGGCGGAGGCCATCCATGAAAACAGCGCCCGGAAAAGCATGCCTTTTGTGGTGATAAATTGCGGGGGCATTCCCGAAAATCTGCTGGAATCGGAATTGTTCGGTTACATGAAAGGTTCCTTTACGGGCGCCTATTCAGACAAACCGGGGCTCTTTGAGATTGCCCGGGGGGGATCCATTTCCCTCGATGAAATTGCCGAATTACCGCCCGCCCTGCAGGTAAAGCTATTGCGGGTTGTCCAGGAAAAAACCTTCCGCCGGATAGGCGGCGCTGAGGACATGAAAGTGGATATGCGGATAATTTCCGCGACGAATAAAAATCTGGAAAAGAGCGTCAAGGAAGGGACTTTCCGGGAAGATCTGTACTATCGTCTCAATGTTGTTCCTGTTCATATTCCTCCGCTCCGCAAAAGAAGAGAGGATATACCGCTGTTGACGAGGTTTTTTATCGAAAAATATTCCCGGGAATTTGGCAAGGAGATCAATACGATATCGTCTTATGCCCTGGAACTGCTTTTGGAATATCAGTTCCCCGGCAACATCAGGGAACTGGAAAATATTATCGAGCGCAGCATCGTTCTGGAGCAGTCCAATATCATCCTGCCCGAAAACCTGGTGTTGACGGGGAACATCGGGACGGCAGACTATATCAGTGATGATCTTGATATTCCTTCCGATGGGATAGATTTAAATGACGAGGTGGCCAAGCTGGAACGACGTCTGATTGAAAAAGCGCTGGAAAAGTCCGGAGGCTCAAAGACAAAGACTGCCGAGCTGCTCCATGTCAGTTCCGATTCTCTGCGTTACCGGATAGAGAAGCTGGGGATTCAGTAA
- a CDS encoding ATP-binding protein, translating into MDNRRLEPENLTARIHWLMLGRVAIVTFLLGIAALSVFRELELLPQRSLTFYYIIIVAAYGLSFFYLLFLSFVKSIKVNIYIQTACDVALITYMVYVTGGTSSIYSVFYTLVIIYSALFLGRSGSLIVASACSIFYGTLLDLEYYGLLDPLYSSLGEYPFLASYVFSRIFTHILSFYLIAFLASFVVEREKRARVLLAEKEDAFEQLDMLHRSIVESVSLGILTINPAGRIKSFNRAAQDITDYDFSEVEGKDVTAIFPFSANMLAKRDTYPAPAENRFEVTLQTSKNRTVVLGCSLSSLKNNAGEKIGDIMIFQDLTSIKKIEESYEKSRRMALIGEMAFRLAHEIRNPLASISGSIQMLSRDLQLPDTDEKLMRIILRGKEQLEFFMKDFLLLARPTPGAPALVDVREIIEDVLEALQFVPDWHEGIEIKKNLGRGALIYANRTDIRHVIWNLLLNALQAMPDHGILQISTRLGNADSLPNCLEISVSDTGSGIEDNALGKIFEPFYTTRERGTGLGLAIVNRIVEYNKGKINIVSEVGRGTECVVRLPAAVT; encoded by the coding sequence ATGGATAATCGTCGTTTGGAACCGGAAAATCTGACCGCCAGAATCCACTGGCTGATGCTGGGGCGGGTGGCCATTGTCACCTTTTTGCTGGGTATTGCTGCATTGAGCGTATTCCGGGAGTTGGAACTTCTCCCGCAACGTTCGCTTACTTTCTATTACATCATAATCGTTGCGGCCTACGGGCTTTCCTTTTTCTATCTCTTGTTCCTTTCCTTTGTCAAAAGCATCAAGGTGAACATCTATATCCAGACGGCCTGCGACGTAGCGTTGATTACCTACATGGTTTATGTCACGGGCGGGACGAGCAGTATCTATTCCGTTTTCTATACCTTAGTCATAATCTATTCCGCCTTGTTCCTGGGCAGGAGCGGCAGCCTGATCGTCGCTTCGGCATGCAGTATTTTTTACGGGACCCTCCTGGATCTGGAATATTACGGGTTGCTTGACCCCCTCTATTCATCCCTGGGGGAATACCCATTTCTCGCGAGCTATGTTTTTTCCCGTATTTTTACGCATATCCTGTCCTTTTACCTGATTGCTTTTCTGGCCAGTTTCGTCGTGGAACGGGAAAAGAGGGCGCGTGTCCTACTGGCAGAAAAAGAAGACGCCTTTGAGCAGTTAGACATGTTGCACCGAAGCATCGTGGAATCGGTTAGCCTGGGCATCCTGACAATTAATCCGGCCGGCAGAATAAAATCATTCAATCGGGCAGCGCAGGATATAACCGATTATGACTTCAGCGAGGTTGAAGGTAAGGATGTTACCGCGATATTTCCCTTCAGCGCCAATATGCTGGCCAAGCGGGATACCTATCCCGCACCGGCCGAGAATCGTTTCGAGGTGACCTTGCAAACCAGCAAGAATCGCACGGTAGTCCTGGGTTGTTCACTCTCCTCGTTGAAAAATAACGCCGGCGAGAAGATCGGCGACATCATGATTTTTCAGGATCTCACTTCCATCAAGAAGATTGAGGAAAGCTACGAAAAAAGCCGGCGCATGGCTCTCATCGGTGAGATGGCCTTCCGTCTGGCCCATGAAATAAGGAACCCCCTGGCCTCTATCAGCGGGTCTATCCAGATGTTGAGCCGGGATTTGCAACTCCCCGACACAGATGAAAAGCTGATGCGCATTATCTTGCGCGGAAAAGAGCAATTGGAATTCTTCATGAAAGACTTTCTGCTGTTGGCTCGGCCGACACCGGGCGCCCCTGCGCTGGTTGACGTCAGAGAGATTATTGAAGATGTCCTGGAGGCCTTGCAATTTGTCCCCGACTGGCATGAAGGCATTGAAATCAAAAAGAATCTTGGGAGAGGCGCCTTGATTTATGCCAATCGGACCGACATCAGGCACGTCATCTGGAATCTGCTGCTTAACGCCTTGCAGGCCATGCCCGACCATGGCATCCTGCAAATCTCGACCAGACTGGGCAACGCCGATTCCTTGCCCAATTGCCTGGAGATATCAGTATCGGACACGGGTTCCGGGATTGAGGACAATGCTCTGGGGAAGATATTTGAACCATTTTATACGACCAGGGAGCGCGGTACCGGGCTGGGGTTGGCGATTGTGAACCGGATCGTGGAATACAACAAGGGAAAAATAAATATAGTAAGTGAAGTCGGCCGGGGAACGGAATGTGTTGTGCGGTTGCCGGCAGCGGTAACGTAG
- a CDS encoding ComEC/Rec2 family competence protein, which translates to MQIMPRPLIYPTIALSVGIATGYFLPLPDLPLLACLIATLLGLLLAMLKKASGAILAVSSAAFLILGILDVNFYLYAPPGPRHIVHYISNEKLTVEGVIAATPVETPDGQVLSVAVRQIIGTNKDLPVEGMVMLTVRGDQARQYGDLIRFRSRLRKPHNFHNPGSFDYEKQLRVQGIIVRGVINEPSDMVLMRADLGNLFKMGLERLRSRLRQVIVDNSATPEREIIQALLLGETKPIPPPIRENFNRTGTSHILAISGLNVALVASFTIFLTLVIMKSSPYLLLRFNALRVATCTALLPVIIYSLIAGLGISVIRATIMLLVCLLAILLRKDRDLFNTLALAALIILFVSPYALFDVSFQLSFVAVASLIFVSPILSKLFRSGQTEDEALTVTIPRKVFHILLMFICVTLSATLGTLPIIASSFNGLSTITLLANLIIVPLLGMVALTTGLAVIISLPLSSTLAGLLVQLTSLPAGLSVTVINYLASLPGSYVSISTPNMLEIICYYMLLIIIVIMISNKMGENYPAGGKTAKQPIFLKLALLALIIFFTGDALYLAGREHFRQHLEITAIDVGQGSATLNHLT; encoded by the coding sequence ATGCAAATTATGCCAAGACCTCTCATCTATCCAACCATCGCCCTTAGCGTCGGCATTGCGACAGGATATTTCCTCCCCCTGCCCGACCTGCCCCTGCTGGCCTGCCTGATCGCCACTTTACTGGGTCTGCTCCTGGCAATGCTCAAAAAAGCGTCCGGCGCCATTCTGGCTGTATCCTCGGCTGCTTTCTTAATCCTGGGCATCCTGGACGTCAATTTCTATCTCTATGCCCCCCCCGGCCCCCGTCACATTGTCCATTACATAAGCAACGAGAAGCTGACGGTAGAAGGCGTCATCGCCGCAACGCCTGTAGAAACGCCCGATGGCCAGGTGCTCAGCGTCGCTGTCCGTCAAATTATTGGAACAAATAAAGATCTTCCGGTGGAAGGAATGGTCATGCTGACCGTCCGGGGCGATCAGGCCCGGCAATATGGTGATTTAATCCGCTTTCGGAGCCGCCTGAGGAAACCTCACAACTTCCATAATCCCGGGAGCTTCGACTATGAAAAACAGTTGCGGGTGCAGGGCATTATAGTGCGGGGAGTGATCAATGAGCCCTCCGACATGGTGCTGATGAGAGCAGATTTGGGAAACCTTTTCAAAATGGGCTTGGAAAGGCTCAGAAGCCGATTACGCCAAGTCATCGTGGACAATTCGGCAACTCCGGAAAGAGAGATTATCCAGGCTCTGCTTTTAGGGGAGACGAAGCCGATCCCGCCTCCGATCAGGGAAAACTTCAACAGGACCGGGACCTCGCATATCCTGGCGATTTCCGGTCTCAATGTGGCCCTGGTGGCCTCATTTACCATTTTCCTGACCCTGGTTATCATGAAAAGTTCGCCTTATCTGCTTTTGAGATTCAACGCCCTTCGTGTTGCCACCTGCACAGCCCTGTTGCCTGTAATTATCTATTCGCTTATCGCCGGGCTGGGCATCTCCGTCATTCGGGCGACGATCATGCTGCTTGTTTGCCTCCTGGCTATTCTCCTGCGCAAGGATCGAGACCTCTTCAATACCCTGGCACTGGCGGCCTTGATCATCCTGTTTGTCAGTCCCTATGCCCTTTTTGACGTGTCATTTCAGCTTTCTTTCGTCGCCGTTGCATCCCTTATCTTTGTCTCGCCCATTTTGTCCAAGCTTTTCAGGTCGGGTCAAACAGAAGACGAAGCATTAACCGTCACGATTCCCAGGAAAGTTTTTCATATACTGCTAATGTTCATATGTGTCACCCTAAGCGCCACCCTGGGGACACTGCCCATCATCGCCTCCTCTTTTAACGGCCTTTCCACCATCACCCTCCTGGCCAATTTGATTATCGTACCGCTTTTGGGCATGGTAGCGCTCACCACGGGACTGGCCGTTATTATTAGTCTTCCCCTGTCATCCACGCTCGCCGGCCTGCTGGTCCAGCTTACGTCCCTGCCCGCCGGACTGTCGGTGACAGTGATAAATTATCTCGCCTCGCTGCCCGGGTCCTACGTCAGCATCTCGACACCTAACATGCTGGAAATAATCTGTTATTATATGCTGCTGATCATCATTGTTATTATGATCAGCAATAAAATGGGCGAAAATTATCCCGCGGGTGGGAAAACGGCTAAACAGCCCATTTTTCTCAAATTGGCCCTGCTGGCCCTGATAATTTTCTTTACCGGTGATGCCCTTTACCTGGCGGGCCGTGAGCATTTCCGGCAACATCTTGAAATTACGGCCATTGATGTTGGACAGGGTAGCGCCACGCTAAACCACTTAACTTAA
- a CDS encoding minor capsid protein: MSIPKKLMNSAVKSQTALDQYSHHLNIKVQGLLKAAEDEIAGKLAQIDPSGPTMTAWKKNRLVQLNEEIKKILDRIFQKITNDINNRLTETATTQADSIVKSFNKAVGVDLFKVTLTPDVVKGIAENTMIDGKIIGDWWLKQSTDLQNRLSASMAEGTMKIQIGMLQGETVGQLIGRIRGTATSPGVMSLTKRQATALVRTSVMSVANATRMETFKANADVLDGFEWIATLDKRTTLECAALDGKRFDMDMKPVGHNKAYPAIPAHWGCRCCLVPVTKSWAELAGPKSPLTSKQIKSLDNIPAGERASMNGPVPAQAYDAWLKDQPATTQEEILGTGRFDLWKREKLDMADLINNKGRPIPLEVLKRRLND, translated from the coding sequence ATGTCAATACCTAAGAAGCTAATGAATTCAGCGGTCAAGTCACAGACAGCCCTTGACCAATATTCCCACCATCTAAACATCAAGGTTCAAGGTTTGTTGAAGGCAGCAGAGGACGAGATAGCCGGGAAGCTCGCACAAATTGACCCGTCAGGCCCGACAATGACCGCTTGGAAGAAAAACAGACTGGTACAGTTAAATGAGGAAATCAAGAAAATCTTGGATAGAATTTTTCAGAAGATAACCAACGACATTAATAATAGATTGACGGAAACGGCCACGACACAGGCCGACTCTATCGTCAAGTCATTCAATAAGGCCGTTGGAGTTGATTTATTCAAAGTGACCCTAACCCCCGATGTTGTCAAAGGGATTGCCGAGAATACAATGATTGACGGGAAAATTATCGGCGATTGGTGGCTTAAACAGTCAACAGACTTACAGAACCGGCTATCCGCATCAATGGCGGAAGGAACAATGAAAATCCAGATCGGGATGTTGCAAGGTGAAACAGTCGGTCAATTGATCGGACGGATAAGAGGAACAGCAACCAGCCCGGGCGTAATGAGTTTGACAAAGCGGCAAGCAACAGCATTGGTAAGAACCAGCGTTATGTCGGTGGCCAATGCAACCAGAATGGAAACCTTCAAGGCCAATGCCGATGTTCTTGATGGATTTGAATGGATAGCTACTTTAGACAAGCGAACCACGCTTGAATGTGCTGCTCTGGATGGAAAACGGTTTGACATGGACATGAAGCCAGTAGGTCATAATAAAGCATACCCGGCAATACCGGCACATTGGGGATGCAGGTGTTGTCTTGTCCCCGTAACAAAATCATGGGCGGAATTAGCTGGCCCAAAATCCCCCCTTACATCAAAACAAATCAAATCTTTGGACAACATCCCAGCAGGAGAGAGGGCAAGCATGAACGGCCCTGTTCCAGCACAGGCTTATGATGCGTGGCTAAAAGATCAACCCGCCACGACACAGGAGGAAATCCTCGGGACGGGTAGATTTGACTTATGGAAACGAGAGAAACTTGACATGGCAGATTTGATCAACAACAAAGGCCGCCCGATACCGCTGGAAGTATTGAAAAGAAGGCTGAACGATTGA